A stretch of DNA from Thunnus thynnus chromosome 16, fThuThy2.1, whole genome shotgun sequence:
attattttaactgacagatactaaaaagtgtcaacttaagtttgatttattgtttcagatgtttctagACTTAATTTcatatacataaaatattttttctacgGCTGCCGTCCTCGCTTTTGGacaatttgtgtttaaaatggctttttaaatgtaaaatatacttaaatatATACATCAACATACCGCAGGGCCAGTTGTTATACCTCCACTTCATGACTATTTTCTCATCAGGAACCTGGTGGCAAAAGAAGTTTTAAAGGATTCATTGTTGAGAGAGAATTTGTTGATTTACTTTAAAGGCACAATAAAgaacaaatatgaataaaatctcTGTTAATGTACACATGAACATGTTCTGTATTACAGTATTTTCAGAATAAGAGGTCAACAGTCAGACTCACCAGCTCTGTGAATTCACCAAAAACATTTCCATCTAGCAGACGAAACTTCCCGCCTCGCTCTCCCTCCACCATCGCTGGAGCGTGTGTGAACGCCTGAACCATCTGTATAACGACGAGAAAAACGTCAACATCAACGTCTTATGTCTTTTAAGCGCTCGTAAACAAAATCTGTCACATAGTCCGACAGTCAGACACGAGGACAAACTGGTGAAACTCACCTCCTGGTTGACAAACACCCTGAACAGGTCGGCCGGCGAGGTGAGGAACGTTTCTCTTATGCTGAATTTACAGGTGGGAATCTTGACGCCAGTGTTGATTGGAGCAGCTGTGCTGCCCGAGGAGGAAATCTgttcaacaagaagaacaaaacTCTGGTGAGGACAGATTTACTGCTTTATGTACAGTGATGGTACATAAAGCAACTGATCATTCTGTTACTTTGAATAATTAAATGACAAGAGTCTTTGTCTGAATGCCTGAGAATCTAACAGATGGAGGATGTTAATAAATGACACTCAGCACCAACCTGAGTTTTATTCAACTTGGCTTTGGACTGTGATGTGGACTGCAGCTTCGCCACACCGTTAGCTGTCGGCAGGATCATCCCTTGTGTGAActctgcaataaaaaaaaaaacacaaaaattgagATTCAAACCAACTTTTTCTTCATCGTTACTGAATTTCTTGTTGTATGTGGTGGTGTTGTATGACATGTTATCAAGTAATTGTGTGGTTTGTATTGTCATTGTGAAAGAAATCTGTATGTGGACCCTGAGAGGAATGAGGATCTAAATAATGGACGTTTTTGGAGCATTTTTGTGCCTTCGTtacagaaagaggagagatgcAACAAAGATCTCTGGCAGTCTtaaatggtcagtatgaacaggaggaatgatgacagCGAGGAAAAcgtgtttcagtgttcattcgGACACCTGACTGTCacttaaaacagacttgaaaaactgtgaacttgtcctttaaccCCTAAACTACAGTGAGAATTTTTAGGACCAAATAAGAAGGAATTTTATAatattgtaaaaacaaattCTGCAATTTGTGTCATTTCTATTCTCAATTTATacaacaacatttttacattttcaatttctgTTGACTTttagacccttttcacagcaggcaGAGCCATAATTAATgatattatttacacctgtgcttttcctgctttcacaagtcaaaatgtctgtgttaAGTTTTGTTTCACTGCCTGTATAGAACCCTTAAAGTCATGAAACTATACATGTCTATCCTATCGTAAACCTTTAAAATGACTCATCACCTCAGGCCTGATCTGTTTTTCTGACCATTTAAATCACAgatttatactgtatacaatGAAAAACACCTGTCAACCAGCTGATCATGTGTTTTAGGTTCTAGTGGTGACTTGATCCTTTTATTTCGACTTGGATCACTGACTGATCCGTTAAGAACGAAGCCGGTTTCACTCGCCTGTTTTTAAGAACCCGACGTAGCTTCCCAGAGCCTCGCGGATTTTCTCAGCTCCTTTTGTTCTCATCAGGTTGGTCAGTGGCGTCTCAGGCTCGTCTTTGTTCAGCGATACACCGATCTGGATAAAAGATCACATGACGAGTTACCGCCACATCGTTCCTCCACTGATCGGCCggttaaaaatcattttaacacGAGTTTGATAGTGAAAAACTTACATCAAGATCCTCCATGTCGTTCTCGTCGGACAGGTTTGGAACCTCAATCGTTCCTTTATATTTGACTCCTGCTTTCGACTTTCCTGGTAAAATGAAGAGAATAAAGACGTCAGCAGAGATTCACAGCCTCTTGCTTCCTGATTTTTTATCTTTAAGGTTGATAATAACAGCTAATAATAATCAGCTACTCTCCTCTAAAAGCCACTGATGCCTTTTTGGATCTTTTCTATTATAAAATATACTTGTTATAGTGAGAAAGTGGATGTGAAGtctcataaaacaaacacagctgtagGCAGATGATGAGGTTAGTTTCCTCTGTAACTAATCAGCAATAACAATACATCTCAGTAAACGTCCCAATCTTCTACTCACCGGTCCAAGTTGCCTTTACGTTCCattcataaaagaaaataagtttCCCTTTCCGGTTGTTGATCGAGGCCTCTCCTTCCACCTTGCTGACTTCCGTAACCTCGCAGCTCCCCTCCTCGTTCTCCACGCTCAGCCCGAGGAGCAGAGATTTTAATTTGTCCGACGACCAGTTTGTTGCATCTCGTTCAGTCCTGAAACGTCAAGAGGAGAACGTGGTGATGAGAGAGCACATCCGGACAGGTCAACAACCCACATCTACATGCATCCCATATGGTTTACTGTTCCCTTTGGGCTTCTGCTGGTTTCTATTAGATGGTGGAGATGGATAATCTATCCTATCACAATGAATAAACATCATGTCTACCTATATGTGTCAGAGTTTAAATATATCCGTTTACAGCTAAGGCTTTTTATAAGgctatttgtgtatttgtttgtttattgggGACAGCGACAACATAGCAACATCGGTGTAAAAGGGTCGAGGTTCGCTCGACAGCAGATTTGCACATGAAGTCCCGACTCAACTTAAAATTGACAAAtagataaaacatttcatacatGACAGAATTACAATCAAAATAAGAGGAAAAACTGAAGTAAATGAATCAAAACTCTTTGATCTAATAATCTTAAACAATATAATCAGACGGTTTAAAACACTATGGAGTTAATCCATAAAAAACGTCACTCATTAGCACATATCTGAGTAGATTTTTACCATATTTTAACCCTGTTTTAAGCTTTTTACCATGTTTTATAAACGCAATATGCAGCAAAGTTCCTTATTTAAATAAGCAGAGTATTTCAATGATTTTCTGCTCTCACAGGAGAAGCTGATGGTACAACCTGGTTGCATCTATATTGGTCATTTCTGTCATTACTACAAAATGATAGAATAACCCAACAAAAACATTCAGACATGATGACTAGAGCTgcatcgattaatcaattagttgcttactattaaattaatcgctaactatttttataatccaTTAATCGTTTGGAGATgttctttaaaggtgcagtatgtagaatttagtgacatctaggacttggcagaaatggaatgtaatattcataaatatgttttaattagtttatagTCACGTGAAAATAGGAATCGTTGcattttcgttaccttagaatgagccttcaAATCTAAATAGAGAGCGAGTCCTCTGACACtgagcccgccatgtttctacagtagcccagaacggacaaaccaaacactggctctaaagagggcctttcacatttttcgcGAGTTTCGCTACAccctgtaggttctcctacatgcttggaggatgggggggggggtattcagttggttgtctgcaacctcaccactagatgccactaaatcctaaacaccaagaaagaaaatgtccaaattatctggttccagcttctcaaatgtgaaaattttctggtttctttagtctatgacagtaaactgaatatctttgagttgtggactgttggtcaagaCAGGAAAAGACAtgtgaggacgtcatcttgggctttgagaaacagtgattgtcatttttcaccattttctgacattttatggaccaaacaactaattggtTAAATTGAGAAAACATCCACTGATTAattggtaatgaaaataatctttaggtgcagccctgatgatgtcatatctGATTAATTACCTTTTTCAGGCAAGTCTTAAGTCTCCACAAGACAATACTGTGTAGTAGGTAGAACACACTGAATAATACTGTGATATACAGAAATATGACCGTACTATCTCAAATGGGATTAAACACGAACATGTTCAGCAGTACATTCTCTCTCCAAAGGGACTCTAGACGACATTATTTCTGAAGTGCCTTCCAGATTTACAGTAGCAGCAACAGCAGATCCCTATGGACAAAATTTATTTTGAGTGGCAGGAGCAAGTGGTGGTCTAGAGACACCCTTGGTATCACCAGCCAGCTAGCATTAGAGGTACCAAAactgtattttgcattttgattaAAGTATGGGCTTTTTGGAAACTACATACCGTGTTATATTAACACAGCTGTATTACTTATTATAAATTATGCATACACTGTTTACTCCTGGTAAATACCCTGTGAATTTATCCTGTTCTcctatttaatatttaacattttaatctgTAGCTGCTCCTCTCAACATTCTTCTTCTAttgtaattttttctttttatattctttAGGATCTcttatttttgtgtatattttttgtctgtATATGTTTGACTGCTACGCACCTTAACACCAAGTCAAATTCCTCGTATGTCATCTGATTACATACTTggcaataaagctgattctgatttaaAACAGTAACAGTTGGATAACATAAAGATCAGGGAGGGACAAATGCAGTGAGCcaccatttttcaagtctgtcttaaaacaacagtcaggagcccaaatgaacactgaggcaggtttttcttgctgtaatcagtcctcctgttcatactgaccattagaagatcccttcataatgcacttacaatggaagtgatgggggacaaaatccacagtccttgtgttgagcaaaaaatgcatttaaaagtttatctgaagcttatatgaggctctgagttagtcatatcaagtgaatatctgccacatttacagtctttttagaatCGAATTCCCTcgttgtgtttcctcggacaagTATAGTAACAGAAAGcaggaatttggcactaaaaagactgtctTTGTAAGATGTTGAATCAATTTGACTAATTtgtacagctgaagcttcatattagcttcggATAGGATAGATAGTCAGATAagctttttaaatacattttttcacagagggaggactgtggattttgtcctcatcacttacattgtaagtacatcATGAatggatcttctaatggtcagtatgaacaggaggaacgattacagcaaggaaaacatgaataaaaatagtGAATCTAacctttaagtacatttacctGACAAGTATTTACTCACACAATTCAAAGTAGAGTCTCTTTGCAGCTAGGAGCAGCCGTTTAGATGTGTCACatgatgaaatatgatgttCTACATCAAACCATTGAAGTGTGTAACCATGGAGATGAATAAGGTTACCATGGAGAAACCCATAGAGTTTAGTATAGGATTTGTACTGCAATTTGAATATTATGGCCCCATTTTTTTACTACTTTACGCTCGCTAAAAGATAGAAACAACTACCACCACAACAAAACCTGgatgtattaaaatattttataatgagACTCTCACGTTGTGAAGGAGGAATCTCACGTGTTCTGTTAAGGTGTAACAACTATGGTTTAACATTTTACTAAGAAAATATTCAACTATTCAGCATGTTGTTACACTGAAACACGTGTAGTTGTATGTAATCATGCTAATAACCACCACAGACTGCTAATAATAACCTCAAGACAAGCATGTGAAGCTACATTAGCTTGCTACAACCGGAGCTAACTTGAAAACGGACATTAGCTCGATTACTGCctttaaattttaaatctgACACCTTAACATTTATAATACCCAACATGTTACACCCTTAGCTGTCTCATTAACACACTAATCACCTCACCTGGCCTGTATACATGTTAAAATCCCCCCAAAATAACTGCTTTCCCTTGACATAAATACGAGCTCAATGTGACGTTAGCATTAGCTGGCTAGCTCGTCCTTTCATCATATCTCACCAGTGCCAGTTGTTGACATTAGTCGCATCTGCTCGCTCTTCTACAATCCAACGAGGGTCTCCTTCTCCCCATTTTGCCATTTTGCTCAGCTAAGTAatattaaaagtttaactgtgtAACGTAGCGGGGTTGTTTGCCGCTAACGGTCCCGGTGCACGTTGTTTCTAGAAGCCTCTGCTGTCTCTCTAGCGGTGCTCCTGCGATTAGTCGCCGACTACAGAAATTGCTGGAAACGGAACTTTGGGGAAcgacgtaaaaaaaaaaagaaaaaaaaagaagaagaagaaggaaaaaaaaggtccCAGCCGGAAGTGTTCATCTGAAGAGTAGTTCCGCGTCAAAAAAGAAGGCTTctggggaaaaagagaaaacttttGAGAGACATGTGCAGTTTTATCTTAAAGGATAGATCCACTATTTTTCAAGTCTCacttgaaacaacagtcaggcgcCCAAATTAagactgaaagaggtttttctctctgtaatcattcctcctctcccaCTGGAGGACAGTATTgactaagtatatttactcaagtagcgtacttaagtacaattttgagatacttgtactttacttgagtatttccatttgatactactttatacttccagtccactacatttcagagggaaatattgtactttctactccactacatttatttgacagctttagttaacATACTTTTCAgttgaagatttgacacaatagatagtataacaagcttttaaaatacaacacattgttaaagatgaaaccagtggtttccaacctttttggcttttgacgtcttgcaaaaagcagtgtgtaggatttagtggcatctagtagaacggacttggcagaaatggaatataatattcataagtatgttttaattagtgtataatcacctgaaaataataatttattactttagaatgagccctttatatctgcaGAGGGAACAgatcctcttccatggagcccaccatgttcCACCactatgtttctacagtagcccagaacagaaaAACTAATTACTGGTTTTACAGAGGGCCTTTCAGGTTTTTCAcgagtttcgcagccactgtaggttctctaCACCCTTGGAGGGTGAGGGGGAGGGggattcagtttgttgcaatctgcaacctcaccactagatgccactaaatcctacacactggtcctttaagatgtctgagttgttaacagctccaccaaatagtgatttttctctctaaacttctcacatggtttcattggtttcattaaatgttcaattgATCCAATATCTCACCAAAAAAATCAGCGATTAAAGAAAAAGtcccaaaactgaaaacagatttgtgtatcagaactttgttttttcttctttcctctcccattaatcatctcacgacccctcagatttatctgctgaccctttggaggggcccgacccctaggttgggaaccactggactaaactagctaactgtatataaagtagttgaaactagctgcacctccagcagctacaacagtaacatgctgctctaacactgatgcttcactattaataatctaatgatgtcatatatattaatatatcagtcagagggaccaaaccactacttttactgcaatactttaactacatcaagctcataatacttatgtactttccCTTTTCATGCAGGAATTTTAGTTGTGatggagtattttacattgctgtattggtagttttacttaaataaagggtctgaatactttttcTAAAACTGATCAATGATTAGTTGTAACTCTGATGACATTCCTGAAGCATTTACATGACTCACAGTAAGCACATTCCTCCATTAAGCTGAATTTACATATTAGACAGTAAGGAGGAAAATGAGGACAGTGTGCTATTTTATTCTCTCCAGTTTCGAACAGCTAATCCCCCTTGTACTGTGGTCGTTATCACTGTGAACTCTGCCAATGTGGGAGGAAAGTCTTAATATTAGTATCTTATTGACAGTGGTCTCTGGTGGGAAGTCAGTGAGGGATCACGCCCATGTCAATGCATTAGCACCTTACATCAGCAGGTGACTGTATGTAAACATCTAATCAATTGTTTTTCAATTCATTCCAATTTTCAAACCAATTTTCAAACTATGCTCATATGTTTCTgaaattaactgttaataaaaAGGCAGATTAAACTAATTGCAAAGAGTGTAAACAAACACCTCCATGGCAGAGATAATGAGCATCATCAGAACAGATAATTACTAATGATTACACCAATCAGACTCATAGGGTGGTTTGTGAAGTAGTCTTGGTAATAAGaggaaaattaaactgaaaagaCGGAAGGTGGTTGCGGAAGCGAAAGCTAAAGCTTAGTTGTCTAATGAcattggtgatcctctgacttttcctctagcaccatcatcaggtcaaaattttattttattatatttttgaaaaatcctAATTAAGTAGAAgcacataagtattatgagcttgatgtagttaaagtattgcagtaaaagtagtggtttggtccctctgactgatatattattatatatgacatcattagattattaatactgaagcatcagcgttagagcagcatgttactgttgtagctgctggaggtggagctagtttcaactactttatatacagttagctagtttagtccagtggttcccaacctaggggtcgggcccctccaaagggtcagcagataaatctgaggggttgtgagatgattaatgggagaggaaagaagaaaaaacaaagttctgatacacaaatctgtttttagtttttggactttttctttaatctttgatttttggtgaaatattggatcatttgaacatttattgaaatgaaagcatgtaagaagtttagagggaaaaatcactatttggtggagctgttaacaactcacagacatgtgaaatgtgactccgactacacactgctttttgtaagacgtcaaaaaccaaaaaggttggaaaccactggtttcatctttaacaatgtgttgtattttaaaagcttgttatattatccattgtgtcaaatcttcatctgaaaagtaactaaagctgtaaaataaatgtagtggggtagaaaatacaatatttccctctgaaatgtagtggagtggaagtataacgtaacatcaaacagaaatactcaagtgaagtacaagtccctcaaaattgtacttgagtgcagtacttgagtcaatgtatttagttactttctaccactgctgataaaatacatttaaataaatgtactttatcAGATAATCAGGTGATCCTAAGTGCTGCTTTgtcaaaatcagaatcagaatcagctttattggccaaacatGTTCACGCATACAAGGAATCTGGTTTCTAGTGGCTCTTGATGTAATTAcatacagaaagacacacaaggACAACAAGCTGAACAATGATGATTAAACTTAAACATATCACTATAATGTACAAGCAAGCGGATGAAAAAATAGTGacatggctgcaactaacgattattttcatgatctaTTCATCTGTCCATTATAtccttgattaattgtttggtctataaaatgtcagaaaatggtgaaaactgtcaatctgtgtttcccaaagccctaGATAACatcctcaaatatcttgttttgtccacaacccaaaaatatttagtttactgtcatagaagactaaagaaaccagcaaatattcaacatttaagaagctggaatcagagaatttgaacattttcttcttaaaaagtgactcaaaacgatttatcaatcatcaaaatagttggcaactaattgattaatcgactaatcattgcagctttacATACATATAGAAACAAGTGGACAACATCATACAATGTCTACATACAGGTGGAACCATTGTttgtataaagtagcataaatactcaaaattgtacttaaagtAGAAAAGTACTTGAGCAAATGCACtaagttactttccaccactgctactagatatttctatttttacatgACACTAATTATTTCTTAATTATTCTTTGATTAAACTGTGATTAATTCAGATCGGGtatatattaaaacaaacaaaccaaaaaaaaaaaaacaactcctgACGTTTTATTTCTTGTTCTCGATGCCAACTACAAGCTTTCACTTGTTCGCCAAATAAAGCGTTtggaggagagaagagcagGGAGGAATGATTAGAGAGGAATCCCAGGCATATGGCTCCCCTCCCCCCGCCCTTCCCTCCCTGCCGCCCGCTCCTCTCCGctccgcagcagcagcagcagcagcagcagcactgaggTACTTCAGTTTTTGAAGCCGTGGCATGAATGATCTCATCTGAACCTGATCTCCGCTTTCCCTGCCGTCGATCCTATGACCGAGACtggaataaaataacacaaacacgAGGTGAGTACGGCGACATAACCTCCCGTCCTCCggtaatttctttaaaaaaaaaaaacaggcagaccggggtttattgtttgttttttaaggggGGAACTTAACAGCTCAGCCGCGGCGAAAAAACTCTTGTTTTTGGGTAGGAAGGAGGAAGGACCGCGGAGGATGGGTGGGCGCTTTTTTGGCTAATTAGCTTTACGCTCGCTATAGCATTCGCTTTTCTTAATGAGTAAAGAGGAAACGGGGTACAGTAGGCCGAACAGCCGGGCGGTTTATatcgtgtttttttttatccgtTTCACTCGAAACCCAGTTAGCTAGTGGCAAGCTCAGAAGCGGAAAGTCAGGTCCGTAGCTAGCCGGCTAGCTGTTAGCTACTAGCGCAAAATGGCCTCATTGTCGCTCGGTAGCTCTGATGCTGAAAAGACAAAGCATGCGGCAGTCACGGCCAGGAGAGCCGAGCGGCCCTTTAAAGCGGCATTAACGGCGGCAATTTAACCCCTGATATCGCTTATATTGTGTCGTTAacaaggagagaggggagggtgaGTGAATTAAAGCAGCCCCggtgttgtttttaaagttttatttattcatttatgacGGCGAGCGGAGAAAGTGTGGggtttttactgtgtgtgtgtgcagtggggGATGGGTCATGCTAGGAGCCATTGACGTAAAGCGAGGCTGCATTTTGTTTGGCTTCTGGCTCCTAGCATGGTACAACACAAGTAGCACTAACATTAATACTGTGTTTATCACGGCTGactcagtccctccaggatttcacGGAGCTTTATTTTTGTGATGATTGCGGCCAAAATGAGTGTTTATTTCCCCCCCaaaatgtgtcatgttttatgtgctcttttttttttgcagtaaaattgcAGGAAATGGGAAAAGTTGCaagcaaaagaaaataatacgagttaaaaaaacaactacaaatGAAGATTCATGTGTAATCACTTTGATAAAAAAAGCATACAGCAAATCACAGCAgcaactatatttcagtgctaatttttaaaattattttctgaacatgagaacaatGGGGTCAAAGTTatataaagaagaaaatactgtacttgagtcctgtttataagcctttattaaataaattcaCTTCAATATTAGCACTAAGTACAATCACTCAATAGttccattaacataaaaatatagttttttcCAAAGTGTCCATTTTTATGTCTGAGGTAGATTTTGTCCACCTGTCTGAACAACATCAGCTTATATTCTTCTGTCTTAAACCACATTTGGGGACATTTGGGGATTGTTCTGCTCGGTCTGTGGCAGTCAGTGTTGTTGtcaggtgagatttgtccatcttccacct
This window harbors:
- the ahsa1b gene encoding activator of 90 kDa heat shock protein ATPase homolog 1b isoform X1; this encodes MAKWGEGDPRWIVEERADATNVNNWHWTERDATNWSSDKLKSLLLGLSVENEEGSCEVTEVSKVEGEASINNRKGKLIFFYEWNVKATWTGKSKAGVKYKGTIEVPNLSDENDMEDLDIGVSLNKDEPETPLTNLMRTKGAEKIREALGSYVGFLKTEFTQGMILPTANGVAKLQSTSQSKAKLNKTQISSSGSTAAPINTGVKIPTCKFSIRETFLTSPADLFRVFVNQEMVQAFTHAPAMVEGERGGKFRLLDGNVFGEFTELVPDEKIVMKWRYNNWPCEHYATITMTFLDRSSETELKVECRGVPDSEEERTKEGWKRYYFEAIKQTFGYGARLF
- the ahsa1b gene encoding activator of 90 kDa heat shock protein ATPase homolog 1b isoform X2 yields the protein MTERDATNWSSDKLKSLLLGLSVENEEGSCEVTEVSKVEGEASINNRKGKLIFFYEWNVKATWTGKSKAGVKYKGTIEVPNLSDENDMEDLDIGVSLNKDEPETPLTNLMRTKGAEKIREALGSYVGFLKTEFTQGMILPTANGVAKLQSTSQSKAKLNKTQISSSGSTAAPINTGVKIPTCKFSIRETFLTSPADLFRVFVNQEMVQAFTHAPAMVEGERGGKFRLLDGNVFGEFTELVPDEKIVMKWRYNNWPCEHYATITMTFLDRSSETELKVECRGVPDSEEERTKEGWKRYYFEAIKQTFGYGARLF